Proteins encoded in a region of the Raphanus sativus cultivar WK10039 chromosome 8, ASM80110v3, whole genome shotgun sequence genome:
- the LOC108820780 gene encoding protein LOL2: MSLVSSPTRVVCERVMIAKAETRGVMEDMQTRKKEEEEEGPPPGWESIVLLPPPPPPISAVTTAENSTTTTSTVEIPEKAQMVCGSCRRLLSYPRGTKHVKCSCCLTLNLVLEAYQVGQVKCSNCELLLMYPYGAPSVRCSSCKSVTDIREDNKRPPWSVQQGPLKTLSSVR; this comes from the exons ATGTCATTGGTGAGTTCACCCACCAGAGTCGTTTGTGAGAGAGTGATGATCGCCAAAGCCGAGACCAGAGGCGTGATGGAAGATATGCAAACTCGGaagaaagaagaggaggaggaaggtcCTCCTCCGGGATGGGAATCTATcgttcttcttcctcctcctcctcctccgatcTCCGCCGTCACCACCGCCGAGAACTCCACTACCACCACCTCCACCGTCGAAATTCCcg AGAAGGCGCAAATGGTGTGTGGATCTTGCAGGCGTTTGCTTTCGTATCCACGAGGAACCAAACACGTCAAGTGCTCTTGCTGTCTGACTCTTAATCTCGTTCTTGAAG CTTACCAGGTTGGTCAGGTGAAGTGCAGCAATTGCGAATTGCTCCTGATGTATCCTTATGGAGCTCCATCTGTCAGATGTTCCTCCTGCAAATCTGTCACAGATATCAGA GAAGACAACAAACGACCTCCGTGGTCTGTGCAGCAAGGACCGCTCAAAACTTTAAGCAGTGTCCGATGA
- the LOC108820826 gene encoding uncharacterized protein LOC108820826 — MFTKPIFLASLLLIIFVSATHSARHKSGNDGSGFGGVPGFDGIPGFGNGFPGTGVGGGYGGGYGGPSGGYGKGGVVRPTVTCRVKGPCNGKKLRCPAKCFSSFSRSGKGYGGGGGGGGCTMDCKKKCIAYC; from the coding sequence ATGTTCACAAAACCGATCTTTTTAGCTTCCCTTCTCCTCATCATCTTCGTCTCTGCAACTCACTCAGCTCGTCACAAGAGCGGTAACGATGGTTCAGGATTCGGAGGTGTACCCGGATTTGACGGAATACCCGGATTCGGAAACGGGTTCCCGGGGACCGGAGTGGGCGGTGGATATGGCGGAGGGTACGGTGGTCCGAGCGGTGGTTACGGAAAAGGAGGTGTGGTGAGGCCGACCGTGACTTGTAGAGTGAAAGGTCCTTGTAACGGTAAGAAGCTGAGGTGTCCGGCCAAGTGTTTCAGCTCTTTTAGCCGCTCAGGGAAAGGATAcggcggtggaggaggaggtggtggatgCACTATGGATTGTAAGAAGAAGTGTATTGCTTATTGTTAG
- the LOC108822330 gene encoding uncharacterized protein LOC108822330, which yields MTVESTTAAHGNTVAPNGDASNGNITPSSKKSRESDRRRRRRKQKKSNKAASRADVEEADVSGASDSKENADPQPQVEIEYVPEQPELEDGFSDEFKQIFEKFSFKETVASEDDANKDESEENKDVKKKVNSDSEADEDDQGNEQKEKGISNKQKKLERRMKIAELKQVSARPDVVEVWDATSADPKLLVFLKSYRNTVPVPRHWSQKRKYLQGKRGIEKAPFHLPDFIAATGIQKIRQAYIEKEDGKKLKQKQRERMQPKMGKMDIDYQVLHDAFFKYQTKPKLSALGDLYFEGKEFEVKLRETKPGTLSHDLKEALGMAEGAPPPWLINMQRYGPPPSYPHLKIPGLNAPIPNGASFGYHAGGWGKPPVDEFGRPLYGDVFGVQQQDQPNYEDEPIDKSKHWGDLEEEEEEEEEEEEEEQEEEMDEEELEDGMESVDTMSSTPTGIETPDAIELRKEQRKEPDRALYQVLEEKGESVAPGALLAPTHTYVIKTGTQDKTGVKRVDLLKGQKTDRVDISLQPEELDALENVLPAKYEEAREEEKLRNKPEDFSDMVAENSKKRKRDKDGKKKKDFKF from the exons ATGACCGTCGAATCAACCACCGCCGCGCACGGTAACACCGTCGCACCCAACGGAGACGCTTCCAACGGTAACATTACCCCTTCCTCCAAGAAATCACGCGAGAGCGACCGTCGCCGCCGCAGGCGGAAgcagaagaagagcaacaaagCCGCATCCCGTGCCGATGTAGAGGAAGCGGACGTTTCTGGTGCTTCTGATTCGAAGGAGAACGCAGATCCGCAGCCACAG GTTGAGATCGAGTATGTTCCAGAGCAGCCTGAGTTGGAAGATGGTTTTAGCGATGAGTTCAAGCAAATCTTTGAGAAGTTCAGTTTCAAGGAGACTGTTGCCTCTGAG GACGATGCTAATAAGGATGAATCTGAGGAGAATAAAGATGTGAAAAAGAAGGTTAATTCGGATTCAGAGGCAGATGAGGATGATCAGGGCAATGAACAAAAAGAGAAGGGGATCTCTAATAAGCAAAAGAAG CTTGAACGCAGGATGAAGATTGCTGAGCTGAAGCAGGTGTCCGCTAGGCCTGATGTTGTTGAG GTCTGGGACGCTACTTCAGCAGACCCAAAGTTGTTGGTGTTTTTGAAGTCGTATCGCAATACAGTTCCTGTTCCAAGACACTGGTCTCAGAAGAGAAAGTATTTGCAG GGAAAGCGTGGTATAGAGAAGGCGCCATTCCATCTTCCTGATTTCATTGCTGCAACCGGAATTCAGAAAATTAGACAG GCTTACATTGAGAAAGAAGACGGTAAAAAGTTGAAGCAGAAGCAAAGGGAGCGAATGCAACCAAAGATGGGAAAGATGGACATTGACTACCAG GTGCTCCATGATGCATTCTTCAAATACCAAACAAAGCCGAAGCTGTCAGCTCTTGGGGATTTATATTTTGAAGGGAAAGAATTTGAG GTTAAACTGAGGGAAACGAAACCAGGGACATTGTCACATGACTTAAAAGAAGCTCTTGGTATGGCTGAAGGCGCTCCTCCCCCATGGCTAATTAATATGCAG AGATATGGACCTCCCCCTTCTTACCCACATCTTAAAATTCCTGGTCTTAATGCTCCTATTCCAAATGGAGCTAGCTTTGGTTATCATGCGGGTGGCTGGGGAAAACCTCCAGTTGATgag TTTGGGCGTCCATTGTATGGAGATGTCTTTGGCGTCCAGCAGCAAGATCAGCCTAACTATGAG GATGAGCCTATTGATAAGAGCAAGCACTGGGGTGAtttggaggaggaagaagaagaggaggaggaggaggaagaagaggaacaagAAGAGGAGATGGATGAAGAGGAACTGGAAGACGGCATGGAATCGGTTGATACAATGTCAAG TACTCCAACTGGCATAGAGACACCGGATGCAATTGAACTTCGTAAGGAGCAGAGAAAGGAACCCGATAGGGCTCTATATCAG GTACTTGAAGAGAAGGGAGAGAGTGTTGCTCCTGGAGCTTTGCTGGCACCCACACACACATACGTCATCAAAACTGGTACTCAAGACAAGACTGGAGTGAAAAGG GTTGATCTGCTGAAAGGACAAAAGACAGATCGTGTGGACATCAGCTTGCAGCCAGAAGAGCTGGACGCCCTGGAGAATGTGTTGCCTGCCAA GTATGAGGAAGCAAGAGAAGAGGAGAAACTACGCAATAAGCCAGAGGACTTCAGTGACATGGTCGCCGAG AACTCGAAGAAAAGGAAGCGTGATAAGGACGGCAAGAAAAAGAAGGATTTCAAGTTTTGA
- the LOC108819994 gene encoding F-box protein At1g11270-like — MLTSYGSRLELLLLNKKRSSSYCVKLLLLHDDVIELILERLPVMSLLRFKSVSKKWKSIVEDRRFQERQLICRKQLRGPDFLFMTLRDDGQNIKNAPIIFSRSETVYNIWFRSLCRSICHGSCDGLVCLYDTRVGIVVVNPATRWYQSLPPARIQQLLNQLFRQGVYVSPSPKLGFGRDKLKGTYKPVFLYN, encoded by the coding sequence ATGTTGACAAGCTATGGCTCGAGGTTGGAACTGCTACTGTTGAATAAAAAACGATCGAGCTCATACTGTGTGAAATTGCTGCTGCTTCATGACGATGTTATAGAGCTCATACTAGAGAGACTTCCTGTGATGTCTTTGCTGAGATTCAAGTCTGTATCCAAGAAGTGGAAATCCATAGTCGAGGACCGTCGTTTCCAGGAAAGGCAGTTGATCTGTCGTAAGCAATTACGAGGTCCAGATTTCCTTTTCATGACCCTTCGTGATGATGGCCAGAACATAAAGAATGCTCCAATTATTTTTTCTAGGTCAGAAACAGTTTATAATATCTGGTTCCGTTCTTTGTGCCGGTCGATATGCCATGGTAGTTGTGACGGTCTAGTATGCCTCTACGACACTCGTGTAGGTATAGTGGTGGTGAATCCCGCCACTAGATGGTATCAAAGTTTACCTCCTGCCAGAATTCAACAGCTCCTCAACCAATTGTTTAGACAAGGGGTGTATGTCTCCCCAAGTCCTAAGCTTGGATTCGGTAGAGACAAACTCAAGGGCACGTACAAGCCGGTTTTCTTATATAACTAG